From a single Eleginops maclovinus isolate JMC-PN-2008 ecotype Puerto Natales chromosome 18, JC_Emac_rtc_rv5, whole genome shotgun sequence genomic region:
- the ilkap gene encoding integrin-linked kinase-associated serine/threonine phosphatase 2C isoform X4 produces MQDAHLLLPDMSSCLSALPGHLSQVSYFAVFDGHGGARASRFAAENLHHNLAKNFPSGETENVDKLIKKCLLDTFRQTDEEFLRKASSQKPAWKDGSTATCVLLVDDTVYVANLGDSRAVLCRMESAEDQRKCVTLSLSKEHNPTIYEERMRIQRAGGTVRDGRVLGVLEVSRSLGDGQYKRCGVISSPELRRLQLTANDRFILLACDGLFKVFSADEAVHLVLDVLQEGSQTGEEGKFEAACQQLAGEAVRRGCADNVTVILLSIVF; encoded by the exons ATGCAGGACGCTCACCTGCTGCTGCCGGACATGAGCAGCTGTCTGTCCGCACTGCCAGGACACCT GTCTCAAGTTTCGTACTTTGCCGTGTTCGACGGTCACGGAGGAGCTCGAGCCTCTCGCTTCGCTGCGGAGAATCTCCACCACAACCTGGCCAAGAACTTCCCCAGCG GAGAGACGGAGAACGTGGACAAGCTGATAAAGAAATGTCTCCTGGACACTTTCCGGCAGACGGACGAAGAGTTTCTGAGGAAAGCTTCCAGTCA gaaGCCGGCGTGGAAGGACGGCTCCACGGCGACCTGCGTGCTGCTGGTGGACGACACGGTGTACGTGGCCAACCTGGGAGACAGCCGG gcggTGTTGTGTCGGATGGAGTCAGCAGAGGATCAGAGGAAGTGTGTGACTCTGTCTCTGAGTAAGGAACACAACCCGACCATCTACGAGGAGAGGATGAGGATCCAGAGAGCGGGAGGCACCGTCAG ggatGGCAGGGTGCTGGGTGTCCTCGAGGTGTCTCGCTCTCTCGGGGACGGTCAGTATAAACGCTGCGGGGTCATTTCCTCCCCGGAGCTGCGGAGGCTACAGCTCACCGCCAATGACAG gtttaTCCTCCTGGCCTGTGACGGTCTGTTCAAAGTGTTCTCTGCTGATGAGGCGGTTCATTTGGTCCTGGACGTGCTGCag GAGGGGAGTCAGacgggggaggaggggaagtTCGAAGCCGCCTGCCAGCAGTTAGCCGGGGAGGCAGTGAGACGTGGCTGTGCCGACAACGTGACTGTGATCCTGCTCTCTATCGTcttctga
- the ilkap gene encoding integrin-linked kinase-associated serine/threonine phosphatase 2C isoform X3, protein MDLFDDLPEPTQPPVSAAVTARSQHTKEEEEVERSLKRKRCPANEREELREEVKKVCKEGLPLLKGYVASRRGEREEMQDAHLLLPDMSSCLSALPGHLSQVSYFAVFDGHGGARASRFAAENLHHNLAKNFPSGETENVDKLIKKCLLDTFRQTDEEFLRKASSQKPAWKDGSTATCVLLVDDTVYVANLGDSRAVLCRMESAEDQRKCVTLSLSKEHNPTIYEERMRIQRAGGTVRDGRVLGVLEVSRSLGDGQYKRCGVISSPELRRLQLTANDRFILLACDGLFKVFSADEAVHLVLDVLQTGEEGKFEAACQQLAGEAVRRGCADNVTVILLSIVF, encoded by the exons ATGGATCTCTTCGACGACCTTCCTGAACCGACACAGCCCCCTG TGTCAGCAGCGGTCACAGCTCGATCCCAGCataccaaagaagaagaagaagtggagAGGAGCTTGAAAAGGAAACGATGTCCGGCCAATGAGAGGGAGGAGTTAAGGGAGGAGGTCAAGAAAGTTTGTAAAGAAG GCCTCCCCCTGCTGAAAGGCTATGTGGCGTCGCGGCGTGGAGAACGTGAGGAGATGCAGGACGCTCACCTGCTGCTGCCGGACATGAGCAGCTGTCTGTCCGCACTGCCAGGACACCT GTCTCAAGTTTCGTACTTTGCCGTGTTCGACGGTCACGGAGGAGCTCGAGCCTCTCGCTTCGCTGCGGAGAATCTCCACCACAACCTGGCCAAGAACTTCCCCAGCG GAGAGACGGAGAACGTGGACAAGCTGATAAAGAAATGTCTCCTGGACACTTTCCGGCAGACGGACGAAGAGTTTCTGAGGAAAGCTTCCAGTCA gaaGCCGGCGTGGAAGGACGGCTCCACGGCGACCTGCGTGCTGCTGGTGGACGACACGGTGTACGTGGCCAACCTGGGAGACAGCCGG gcggTGTTGTGTCGGATGGAGTCAGCAGAGGATCAGAGGAAGTGTGTGACTCTGTCTCTGAGTAAGGAACACAACCCGACCATCTACGAGGAGAGGATGAGGATCCAGAGAGCGGGAGGCACCGTCAG ggatGGCAGGGTGCTGGGTGTCCTCGAGGTGTCTCGCTCTCTCGGGGACGGTCAGTATAAACGCTGCGGGGTCATTTCCTCCCCGGAGCTGCGGAGGCTACAGCTCACCGCCAATGACAG gtttaTCCTCCTGGCCTGTGACGGTCTGTTCAAAGTGTTCTCTGCTGATGAGGCGGTTCATTTGGTCCTGGACGTGCTGCag acgggggaggaggggaagtTCGAAGCCGCCTGCCAGCAGTTAGCCGGGGAGGCAGTGAGACGTGGCTGTGCCGACAACGTGACTGTGATCCTGCTCTCTATCGTcttctga
- the ilkap gene encoding integrin-linked kinase-associated serine/threonine phosphatase 2C isoform X1, whose protein sequence is MDLFDDLPEPTQPPVSAAVTARSQHTKEEEEVERSLKRKRCPANEREELREEVKKVCKEGLPLLKGYVASRRGEREEMQDAHLLLPDMSSCLSALPGHLSQVSYFAVFDGHGGARASRFAAENLHHNLAKNFPSGETENVDKLIKKCLLDTFRQTDEEFLRKASSQKPAWKDGSTATCVLLVDDTVYVANLGDSRAVLCRMESAEDQRKCVTLSLSKEHNPTIYEERMRIQRAGGTVRDGRVLGVLEVSRSLGDGQYKRCGVISSPELRRLQLTANDRFILLACDGLFKVFSADEAVHLVLDVLQEGSQTGEEGKFEAACQQLAGEAVRRGCADNVTVILLSIVF, encoded by the exons ATGGATCTCTTCGACGACCTTCCTGAACCGACACAGCCCCCTG TGTCAGCAGCGGTCACAGCTCGATCCCAGCataccaaagaagaagaagaagtggagAGGAGCTTGAAAAGGAAACGATGTCCGGCCAATGAGAGGGAGGAGTTAAGGGAGGAGGTCAAGAAAGTTTGTAAAGAAG GCCTCCCCCTGCTGAAAGGCTATGTGGCGTCGCGGCGTGGAGAACGTGAGGAGATGCAGGACGCTCACCTGCTGCTGCCGGACATGAGCAGCTGTCTGTCCGCACTGCCAGGACACCT GTCTCAAGTTTCGTACTTTGCCGTGTTCGACGGTCACGGAGGAGCTCGAGCCTCTCGCTTCGCTGCGGAGAATCTCCACCACAACCTGGCCAAGAACTTCCCCAGCG GAGAGACGGAGAACGTGGACAAGCTGATAAAGAAATGTCTCCTGGACACTTTCCGGCAGACGGACGAAGAGTTTCTGAGGAAAGCTTCCAGTCA gaaGCCGGCGTGGAAGGACGGCTCCACGGCGACCTGCGTGCTGCTGGTGGACGACACGGTGTACGTGGCCAACCTGGGAGACAGCCGG gcggTGTTGTGTCGGATGGAGTCAGCAGAGGATCAGAGGAAGTGTGTGACTCTGTCTCTGAGTAAGGAACACAACCCGACCATCTACGAGGAGAGGATGAGGATCCAGAGAGCGGGAGGCACCGTCAG ggatGGCAGGGTGCTGGGTGTCCTCGAGGTGTCTCGCTCTCTCGGGGACGGTCAGTATAAACGCTGCGGGGTCATTTCCTCCCCGGAGCTGCGGAGGCTACAGCTCACCGCCAATGACAG gtttaTCCTCCTGGCCTGTGACGGTCTGTTCAAAGTGTTCTCTGCTGATGAGGCGGTTCATTTGGTCCTGGACGTGCTGCag GAGGGGAGTCAGacgggggaggaggggaagtTCGAAGCCGCCTGCCAGCAGTTAGCCGGGGAGGCAGTGAGACGTGGCTGTGCCGACAACGTGACTGTGATCCTGCTCTCTATCGTcttctga
- the ilkap gene encoding integrin-linked kinase-associated serine/threonine phosphatase 2C isoform X2, producing the protein MDLFDDLPEPTQPPVSAAVTARSQHTKEEEEVERSLKRKRCPANEREELREEVKKVCLPLLKGYVASRRGEREEMQDAHLLLPDMSSCLSALPGHLSQVSYFAVFDGHGGARASRFAAENLHHNLAKNFPSGETENVDKLIKKCLLDTFRQTDEEFLRKASSQKPAWKDGSTATCVLLVDDTVYVANLGDSRAVLCRMESAEDQRKCVTLSLSKEHNPTIYEERMRIQRAGGTVRDGRVLGVLEVSRSLGDGQYKRCGVISSPELRRLQLTANDRFILLACDGLFKVFSADEAVHLVLDVLQEGSQTGEEGKFEAACQQLAGEAVRRGCADNVTVILLSIVF; encoded by the exons ATGGATCTCTTCGACGACCTTCCTGAACCGACACAGCCCCCTG TGTCAGCAGCGGTCACAGCTCGATCCCAGCataccaaagaagaagaagaagtggagAGGAGCTTGAAAAGGAAACGATGTCCGGCCAATGAGAGGGAGGAGTTAAGGGAGGAGGTCAAGAAAGTTT GCCTCCCCCTGCTGAAAGGCTATGTGGCGTCGCGGCGTGGAGAACGTGAGGAGATGCAGGACGCTCACCTGCTGCTGCCGGACATGAGCAGCTGTCTGTCCGCACTGCCAGGACACCT GTCTCAAGTTTCGTACTTTGCCGTGTTCGACGGTCACGGAGGAGCTCGAGCCTCTCGCTTCGCTGCGGAGAATCTCCACCACAACCTGGCCAAGAACTTCCCCAGCG GAGAGACGGAGAACGTGGACAAGCTGATAAAGAAATGTCTCCTGGACACTTTCCGGCAGACGGACGAAGAGTTTCTGAGGAAAGCTTCCAGTCA gaaGCCGGCGTGGAAGGACGGCTCCACGGCGACCTGCGTGCTGCTGGTGGACGACACGGTGTACGTGGCCAACCTGGGAGACAGCCGG gcggTGTTGTGTCGGATGGAGTCAGCAGAGGATCAGAGGAAGTGTGTGACTCTGTCTCTGAGTAAGGAACACAACCCGACCATCTACGAGGAGAGGATGAGGATCCAGAGAGCGGGAGGCACCGTCAG ggatGGCAGGGTGCTGGGTGTCCTCGAGGTGTCTCGCTCTCTCGGGGACGGTCAGTATAAACGCTGCGGGGTCATTTCCTCCCCGGAGCTGCGGAGGCTACAGCTCACCGCCAATGACAG gtttaTCCTCCTGGCCTGTGACGGTCTGTTCAAAGTGTTCTCTGCTGATGAGGCGGTTCATTTGGTCCTGGACGTGCTGCag GAGGGGAGTCAGacgggggaggaggggaagtTCGAAGCCGCCTGCCAGCAGTTAGCCGGGGAGGCAGTGAGACGTGGCTGTGCCGACAACGTGACTGTGATCCTGCTCTCTATCGTcttctga